The Halocalculus aciditolerans genome includes a window with the following:
- a CDS encoding NADH-ubiquinone oxidoreductase-F iron-sulfur binding region domain-containing protein has translation MVRVAGRGAEEVAAAARERTDVPVVDVGSTGVPGVEPLVVATDDGRSAFYANATPDDAESVASVIGEPTRALPDADATVTHDETGALPVPDLDGFSGSRSVLARCGWLRPASADDYAESVGFTDAAADEVVDAAGGVLGRGWGDWNADEPAGALWEGVRDRDGSPAVVVNAHGNPGDALLAESDPFAVLEGAAHVARVVDAVQVFVYVSETDERARDTLEAAAAAYPDFPTDVAVVEGPSAYRAAEPTMAIEAVEGNHRLEARLRPPGPEVEGVFGEPTVVHTARTFAHVAGAVRGDDTSTRVLSVTGDTQDVTVELGETDTVRSAVEASGATDYTGVLVGGRFGGLTRKLDVAPTPIALDERDLGTDGVLEVLGSDACPVAFVGRRSQFAADSNCGRCVPCREGSTQLSELLRDIYDGEFNEAKITELLRVMESTSICAFGRNAPRPVRTGLREFRDHFEAHANGECPSGQCLVDADAEAETEAEAATL, from the coding sequence GTGGTACGGGTCGCCGGGCGGGGCGCGGAGGAGGTCGCCGCGGCCGCGCGCGAGCGGACTGACGTCCCCGTCGTCGACGTCGGGTCGACGGGCGTGCCGGGCGTGGAGCCGCTCGTCGTCGCGACGGACGACGGGCGGAGCGCGTTCTACGCGAACGCGACGCCGGACGACGCGGAGTCCGTCGCGTCCGTCATCGGCGAACCGACGCGTGCGCTCCCGGACGCCGACGCGACGGTGACGCACGACGAGACGGGCGCGCTCCCGGTTCCCGACCTCGACGGCTTCTCGGGGTCGCGCTCGGTGCTCGCGCGCTGCGGGTGGCTGCGCCCGGCGAGCGCCGACGACTACGCCGAGTCCGTCGGATTCACGGACGCGGCGGCGGACGAAGTGGTGGACGCGGCGGGCGGCGTGCTCGGCCGCGGCTGGGGCGACTGGAACGCCGACGAGCCGGCGGGCGCGCTCTGGGAGGGCGTCCGCGACCGCGACGGGAGCCCGGCGGTCGTCGTGAACGCGCACGGGAACCCCGGGGACGCACTGCTCGCGGAGAGCGACCCCTTCGCCGTGCTCGAAGGCGCGGCGCACGTCGCGCGCGTCGTCGACGCCGTCCAGGTCTTCGTCTACGTCAGCGAGACGGACGAGCGCGCACGCGACACCCTCGAAGCCGCGGCGGCCGCGTATCCGGACTTCCCGACGGACGTCGCCGTCGTCGAAGGCCCGAGCGCGTACCGCGCGGCCGAACCGACGATGGCCATCGAGGCCGTGGAAGGCAATCACCGGCTCGAAGCGCGCCTGCGGCCGCCGGGCCCCGAAGTCGAGGGCGTCTTCGGCGAACCCACCGTGGTCCACACGGCGCGGACGTTCGCGCACGTCGCGGGCGCGGTGCGCGGCGACGACACGAGCACGCGCGTGCTCTCCGTCACCGGTGACACGCAGGACGTGACGGTGGAACTCGGCGAGACGGACACGGTCCGCTCGGCGGTCGAGGCGTCCGGGGCCACCGACTACACGGGCGTGCTCGTCGGCGGGCGGTTCGGCGGGCTGACGCGGAAACTCGACGTCGCGCCGACGCCGATCGCGCTCGACGAACGCGACCTCGGCACGGACGGCGTGCTCGAGGTCCTCGGCTCCGACGCGTGTCCGGTCGCGTTCGTCGGTCGCCGCAGCCAGTTCGCGGCCGATTCGAACTGCGGGCGGTGTGTCCCCTGCCGCGAGGGCTCCACGCAGCTGAGCGAGCTCCTCCGCGACATCTACGACGGGGAGTTCAACGAGGCGAAGATCACGGAGCTCCTGCGCGTGATGGAGTCGACGAGCATCTGCGCGTTCGGCCGGAACGCCCCGCGTCCGGTCCGAACGGGCCTGCGGGAGTTCCGCGACCACTTCGAAGCGCACGCGAACGGCGAGTGTCCGTCCGGGCAGTGTCTCGTGGACGCTGACGCCGAGGCGGAGACGGAAGCGGAGGCGGCTACGCTATGA
- the mobA gene encoding molybdenum cofactor guanylyltransferase — MTDSTTRGVLLAGGNSTRFADGDKALARLDGTPLIRRAADALADATGRPPVVAAGDHPPDAYRDALDDPDFLPDAPDFRGPLAGLASAARALDGGWLLVVACDMPRLDAAALRWLDTERRRAPTGTDAVVPIADGVPQPLCAAYRRTALRDALDDLSETAGPRALLDHLRTHTLGPDDTPPTVDLHAALTNVNTTDALEDILREEGRR; from the coding sequence GTGACCGATTCGACCACGCGGGGCGTCCTCCTCGCCGGCGGGAACAGCACCCGGTTCGCCGACGGCGACAAGGCCCTCGCCCGCCTCGACGGCACCCCCCTCATCCGCCGTGCCGCCGACGCGCTCGCCGACGCCACCGGCCGTCCGCCCGTCGTCGCCGCCGGCGACCACCCGCCCGACGCCTACCGCGACGCCCTCGACGACCCCGACTTCCTCCCCGACGCCCCCGACTTCCGCGGGCCGCTCGCCGGCCTCGCCAGCGCCGCCCGCGCCCTCGACGGCGGCTGGCTCCTCGTCGTCGCCTGCGATATGCCCCGCCTCGACGCCGCCGCGCTCCGCTGGCTCGACACTGAACGCCGCCGCGCCCCGACCGGCACCGACGCCGTCGTCCCCATCGCCGACGGCGTTCCCCAGCCCCTCTGCGCCGCCTACCGCCGCACCGCCCTCCGCGACGCCCTCGACGACCTCTCCGAAACCGCCGGCCCCCGCGCCCTCCTCGACCACCTCCGCACGCACACGCTCGGCCCCGACGACACACCGCCCACCGTCGACCTCCACGCCGCCCTCACCAACGTCAACACCACTGACGCGCTCGAAGACATACTGAGAGAAGAAGGTAGGCGTTAG
- a CDS encoding molybdopterin oxidoreductase family protein, protein MTDEQSTVCPMCAVGCQLTVSGGSPDAGRASGRAGPANPQGTLCRRGIRAPRVLGDDDRLDAPLVREDGELVEADWETALDRATDGLGGVVAEAGADALAFLGAPHCTNEENYRLQKLARVLGTNNVDNRARACHDAAAGALEARFGYPATSFAAEDVLETDLLLAVGANPAVQQPVFFDSFVRPAVNERDATLVQVDPQANETTRLADHHVAPRPGADALLLQAVCARLAERGDVDESFVAARTTGDEVYREALADVDAAEAAAETGVPPEAVDALADAVADAERVAVLAATGVENDDGATPNALLDLLTLTGNVGEPGTGFAILRGLANEQGASDVGCRPTGLPGHAALDDAAARERLADAWGVAPPETPGLTEREALEGFGERVRGALVVGENPAVSKYDEEWVADRLDALDSLVVLDVFESETTAHADVVLPAAVGLEKGGTVTSLDRRVQTLTPVAEPPGDARSDHAILGALARRLAPDPDCFAGDVAETATELAAVSPLHGDLDDGERWPPTGSGSGTDTLYAESFATPDGKAAFSTPDVSVSALPEGAFALVVGSRAGGFGAAGEGDDRLRLNPTDAAELGVADGEAVTVTPADGGDAAVEVVADVTDAMRAGTVALHADVADPLVRAGATAVRITP, encoded by the coding sequence GTGACGGACGAACAGTCCACGGTCTGCCCGATGTGCGCCGTCGGGTGTCAGCTGACCGTCTCCGGCGGTTCGCCAGACGCCGGGCGGGCGTCGGGGCGGGCGGGGCCGGCGAACCCGCAAGGAACGCTGTGTCGGCGGGGGATTCGCGCGCCGCGCGTGCTCGGCGACGACGACCGGCTGGACGCGCCGCTCGTCCGGGAGGACGGCGAGCTCGTGGAGGCGGACTGGGAGACGGCGCTCGACCGCGCCACGGACGGGCTGGGCGGCGTCGTCGCGGAGGCGGGGGCGGACGCGCTCGCCTTCCTGGGTGCGCCGCACTGCACGAACGAGGAGAACTATCGGCTGCAGAAGCTCGCGCGCGTGCTCGGGACGAACAACGTGGACAATCGGGCGCGGGCGTGCCACGACGCGGCGGCGGGCGCGCTCGAAGCCCGGTTCGGGTATCCGGCGACGTCGTTCGCGGCGGAGGACGTCCTCGAGACGGACCTCTTGCTCGCGGTCGGCGCGAACCCGGCGGTCCAACAGCCGGTGTTCTTCGACTCGTTCGTCCGGCCGGCGGTGAACGAACGGGACGCGACGCTCGTGCAGGTGGACCCGCAGGCGAACGAGACGACGCGGCTCGCCGACCACCACGTCGCGCCGCGGCCGGGCGCGGACGCGCTCCTCCTGCAGGCGGTCTGCGCGCGCCTCGCGGAGCGCGGCGACGTCGACGAGTCGTTCGTGGCGGCGCGGACGACGGGCGACGAGGTATACAGAGAGGCGCTCGCGGACGTCGACGCGGCGGAGGCGGCGGCGGAGACGGGCGTGCCGCCGGAGGCGGTGGACGCGCTCGCGGACGCCGTCGCGGACGCGGAGCGCGTCGCGGTGCTCGCGGCGACCGGCGTAGAGAACGACGACGGGGCGACGCCGAACGCCCTCCTCGACCTCTTGACGCTCACGGGGAACGTCGGCGAGCCCGGGACGGGCTTTGCGATTCTCCGCGGGCTCGCGAACGAGCAGGGCGCGAGCGACGTCGGCTGCCGGCCGACCGGCCTCCCCGGGCACGCCGCTCTCGACGACGCGGCCGCTCGCGAGCGTCTCGCGGACGCGTGGGGCGTCGCGCCGCCGGAGACGCCGGGGTTGACCGAGCGGGAGGCGCTCGAAGGGTTCGGCGAGCGCGTCCGGGGCGCGCTCGTGGTCGGGGAGAACCCGGCGGTGTCGAAGTACGACGAGGAGTGGGTGGCGGACCGGCTGGACGCGCTCGACTCGCTCGTGGTGCTCGACGTCTTCGAGAGCGAGACGACCGCGCACGCGGACGTCGTCCTCCCGGCGGCCGTCGGCCTGGAGAAGGGCGGAACCGTCACGTCGCTCGACCGGCGCGTACAGACGCTCACGCCGGTCGCGGAGCCGCCGGGTGACGCCCGCTCGGACCACGCGATTCTCGGCGCGCTCGCCCGCCGGCTCGCGCCCGACCCCGATTGCTTCGCGGGCGACGTGGCGGAGACGGCGACGGAGCTCGCGGCCGTCAGCCCGCTTCACGGCGACCTCGACGACGGCGAGCGCTGGCCGCCGACCGGGAGCGGCTCGGGGACGGACACCCTCTACGCGGAGTCGTTCGCGACGCCGGACGGAAAGGCGGCGTTCTCGACGCCGGACGTCTCCGTGTCGGCGCTCCCCGAGGGCGCGTTCGCGCTCGTCGTGGGGAGCCGCGCGGGCGGGTTCGGCGCGGCCGGCGAGGGCGACGACCGCCTCCGCCTCAACCCCACGGACGCCGCGGAACTCGGCGTCGCGGACGGGGAGGCGGTCACGGTGACGCCCGCAGACGGCGGGGACGCGGCCGTCGAGGTCGTCGCGGACGTCACCGACGCGATGCGCGCCGGGACGGTCGCGTTACACGCGGACGTCGCGGACCCGCTCGTTCGCGCCGGCGCGACCGCCGTCCGCATCACGCCGTAG
- a CDS encoding 2Fe-2S iron-sulfur cluster-binding protein — MSSQEHPHAEFDVPPLTETIAPGTATDPDVKSAETTTLTVDGHEVTVPEGSTVLDAVEEVETDEYVPALCNYDREDIGPRSECRTCMVETNEGIVPSCSTPAEEGLEVSTDAEAASEARDVNLDLVLSDHNLRCTTCGKNGRCDLQDASIENDVEEPRYGVFDDRDAYEPIDDSSDFIQIDRNKCILCNRCVEACNDVQVEGVLRMEGHGQDTRIGFQNGAETMEGSTCVSCGHCVTVCPTGSLVEKGLEDAATLPIPGFNQKNSVGKVIESSDVEKGPMTPMKADQVTETSRETGGDAEERQWP, encoded by the coding sequence ATGAGTTCACAGGAACACCCACACGCGGAGTTCGACGTACCACCACTGACGGAGACCATCGCGCCGGGAACGGCGACGGACCCGGACGTGAAGAGCGCGGAGACCACGACCCTCACGGTCGACGGCCACGAGGTGACGGTCCCCGAGGGATCGACCGTCCTCGACGCCGTCGAGGAAGTCGAGACCGACGAGTACGTCCCGGCGCTCTGTAACTACGACCGCGAGGACATCGGCCCGCGGAGCGAGTGCCGGACGTGTATGGTCGAGACGAACGAGGGCATCGTTCCCTCCTGTAGCACGCCGGCCGAGGAGGGCCTCGAGGTCTCCACGGACGCCGAGGCCGCCTCCGAGGCGCGCGACGTCAACCTCGACCTCGTCCTCTCCGACCACAACCTCCGCTGTACGACCTGCGGGAAGAACGGTCGCTGCGACCTTCAGGACGCCTCCATCGAGAACGACGTGGAGGAGCCGCGATACGGCGTCTTCGACGACCGCGACGCCTACGAGCCCATCGACGACTCCAGCGACTTCATCCAGATCGACCGGAACAAATGCATCCTCTGTAACCGCTGCGTGGAAGCCTGTAACGACGTGCAGGTCGAAGGCGTCCTCCGGATGGAGGGCCACGGGCAGGACACGCGCATCGGCTTCCAGAACGGGGCCGAGACGATGGAGGGCTCGACCTGCGTCTCCTGCGGGCACTGCGTCACCGTCTGCCCGACCGGGAGTCTCGTCGAGAAGGGACTGGAGGACGCGGCGACGCTCCCCATCCCCGGATTCAATCAGAAGAACAGCGTCGGGAAAGTCATCGAGTCCAGCGACGTCGAGAAGGGTCCGATGACGCCGATGAAGGCGGACCAGGTGACCGAGACGTCGCGGGAGACCGGCGGCGACGCGGAAGAACGCCAGTGGCCATGA
- a CDS encoding MFS transporter, with the protein MSVYRVVTLILGWQVAASVCYYAVFAATPFFRDEFGLGGAAVGLVVTALTLGYAVFLLPLGALTDRFGEHRTLTAGLLGLTVGTALVARADSYLVLLVSVFLLGSVYGTAMPGTNKAIFDRTPPGRQNLAIGVKQVGVTAGSGASALLVTGLASVLYWQAGFYVATAVGVAVALAFWVAYPRGEQTGEASYPDFRRLLANRPYRSLAAAGVCLGAGLFTTTGYTILYVEESVGASVAFGGVVLAALQVSGSVGRVVTGWLSDALPGDPRRRIGAILLVQAVASAALFVVAAFVEGRLAAAATFVVLGFFVLGFTGVYYSCMATVVSAEEMGGATGGGQLALTSGALVAPPVFGHLADTVGYRWSWLLLAGLALVGAGFVVRVILAESTPESAASAE; encoded by the coding sequence ATGAGTGTTTACCGCGTCGTCACGCTGATACTCGGGTGGCAGGTGGCGGCGAGCGTGTGTTACTACGCGGTGTTCGCGGCGACGCCCTTCTTCCGGGACGAGTTCGGGTTGGGTGGTGCGGCGGTCGGGCTGGTGGTGACGGCGCTGACGCTCGGGTACGCGGTGTTCTTGTTGCCGCTCGGGGCGCTGACGGACCGGTTCGGCGAGCATCGGACGCTCACGGCCGGGCTGCTCGGGCTGACGGTGGGGACGGCGCTCGTCGCGCGCGCGGACTCCTACCTCGTGTTGCTCGTGAGCGTCTTCCTCCTCGGGTCCGTGTACGGGACGGCGATGCCGGGGACGAACAAGGCGATTTTCGACCGGACGCCGCCGGGCCGGCAGAACCTCGCAATCGGCGTGAAGCAGGTCGGGGTGACGGCGGGGAGCGGCGCGAGCGCGCTGCTCGTGACGGGGTTGGCGAGCGTGCTCTACTGGCAGGCCGGGTTCTACGTCGCCACCGCCGTCGGCGTCGCCGTCGCGCTGGCGTTCTGGGTGGCGTACCCCCGCGGCGAGCAGACGGGGGAGGCGTCGTATCCGGACTTCCGACGGCTGCTCGCGAACCGACCGTACCGCTCGCTCGCCGCGGCCGGCGTGTGTCTCGGCGCGGGGCTGTTCACCACGACCGGCTACACGATTCTCTACGTCGAGGAGTCGGTCGGCGCGTCGGTGGCGTTCGGCGGCGTCGTCCTCGCCGCCCTCCAGGTGTCGGGGAGCGTCGGCCGCGTCGTCACCGGCTGGCTGAGCGACGCGCTCCCGGGCGACCCGCGGCGGCGCATCGGCGCGATACTGCTCGTGCAGGCCGTCGCGAGCGCGGCGCTGTTCGTCGTCGCCGCGTTCGTCGAGGGGCGGCTCGCGGCGGCGGCGACCTTCGTCGTGCTCGGCTTCTTCGTCCTCGGGTTCACCGGCGTCTACTACTCCTGTATGGCGACGGTCGTCTCCGCGGAGGAGATGGGTGGCGCGACCGGCGGCGGCCAGCTCGCGCTCACGTCCGGGGCGCTGGTCGCGCCGCCGGTCTTCGGCCACCTCGCGGACACCGTCGGCTACCGGTGGAGCTGGCTGTTGCTCGCCGGTCTCGCTCTCGTCGGCGCTGGGTTCGTCGTCCGCGTCATCCTCGCGGAGTCGACCCCGGAGTCCGCCGCGTCGGCGGAGTGA
- the fdhF gene encoding formate dehydrogenase subunit alpha: MTNLDERTTDDDEKNGVASFMQGAKEQALKNVEHVAEGTAAGTMPEGKLFDIATQISDKRLADLTVEDTTCGYCAVGCRFDVYTDGDEVLATRPTEPEKSPVNGISTCVKGKFSYDFVDSEGRLTSPLVRDENGEFREASWEEAYGRVVEGFQEIQEKYGGSAMSMIASSKATNEENYLMGKFARQVLGTNSVDNCNRLCHSSTVAGLARTYGYGAASVSTEDFEQADAIFLTGSNTTEAHPVLGTRIKQHAKEGNELVVFDPRKVQIAEYATQYTKVRPGFDQVWINGLTRYIIENDLYDEEFVEERTTGFEQVKESVEEFTPEYVEEVTDVSEEDIASAAETIANNDRVLFGWTLGLTEHSHGTENIMAMANLAAITGNLGKPGTGVSPFRGQNNVQGGGGDMGPLPDNFPGYQSITDDDNREKFEEAWDCEIDPEPGFYTTEMFLAADDGDLRGMYCIGENPSLSEPGSNHASEMLEEMEFLVVQDLFLNDTAQFADVVLPAVSFLEKTGTFTNTDRRVQMVKQVIEPKGDAKADWEILQDLANRMGREWDYSETSEIMEEMRQLTPIYGGITQERVEEEGGLQWPCYDLDHPGTERLYEEEFNTDDGKAHLQPVGYGEPGELPDEEYPFSLTTGRVLYQYHTGTMTHPEEGIMDYNDRDFVEINPEDAANYGIEDGDLVTLESRRGEITVPAQVTARIGKGVVFAPIHFAETCVNQLTDSTRLDPDARTPEFKFSAVRVSPYEGDAEQVSYDNVEPISGDD, translated from the coding sequence ATGACGAACTTAGACGAACGCACAACCGACGACGACGAGAAGAACGGTGTCGCGAGCTTCATGCAGGGCGCGAAGGAGCAAGCCCTGAAGAACGTCGAGCACGTCGCCGAGGGGACGGCGGCGGGCACGATGCCGGAGGGGAAGCTCTTCGACATCGCGACGCAGATCAGTGATAAGCGCCTCGCCGACCTGACGGTCGAAGACACGACCTGCGGGTACTGCGCGGTCGGCTGTCGCTTCGACGTCTACACGGACGGCGACGAAGTGCTGGCGACGCGCCCGACGGAGCCGGAGAAATCCCCGGTGAACGGCATCTCGACCTGCGTGAAAGGGAAGTTCTCCTACGACTTCGTGGACTCCGAGGGCCGCCTCACCTCCCCGCTCGTCCGCGACGAGAACGGCGAGTTCCGCGAGGCCTCCTGGGAGGAAGCCTACGGCCGCGTGGTCGAGGGCTTCCAGGAGATTCAGGAGAAGTACGGCGGGTCGGCGATGAGCATGATCGCGTCCTCGAAGGCGACGAACGAGGAGAACTACCTGATGGGGAAGTTCGCCCGGCAGGTGCTGGGCACGAACAGCGTCGACAACTGCAACCGGCTCTGTCACTCGTCGACGGTCGCCGGCCTCGCGCGCACGTACGGGTACGGCGCGGCGTCGGTGTCGACGGAGGACTTCGAGCAGGCGGACGCCATCTTCCTCACCGGATCGAACACCACCGAGGCGCACCCCGTGCTCGGGACGCGCATCAAACAGCACGCGAAGGAGGGGAACGAGCTCGTCGTCTTCGACCCGCGGAAGGTCCAGATCGCGGAGTACGCGACGCAGTACACGAAGGTCCGGCCGGGCTTCGACCAGGTCTGGATCAACGGGCTGACGCGGTACATCATCGAGAACGACCTCTACGACGAGGAGTTCGTGGAGGAGCGGACGACGGGCTTCGAGCAGGTGAAGGAGTCCGTCGAGGAGTTCACGCCGGAGTACGTCGAGGAAGTGACGGACGTCTCCGAGGAGGACATCGCCTCTGCGGCGGAGACCATCGCGAACAACGACCGCGTGCTCTTCGGGTGGACGCTCGGCCTGACCGAGCACTCCCACGGCACGGAGAACATCATGGCGATGGCGAACCTCGCCGCCATCACCGGGAACCTCGGGAAGCCCGGGACAGGAGTATCCCCATTCAGGGGGCAGAACAACGTGCAGGGCGGCGGCGGCGACATGGGGCCGCTCCCCGACAACTTCCCCGGCTACCAGTCCATCACGGACGACGACAATCGAGAAAAATTCGAGGAGGCCTGGGACTGCGAGATCGACCCCGAGCCCGGCTTCTACACGACGGAGATGTTCCTCGCCGCCGACGACGGCGACCTCCGCGGGATGTACTGCATCGGCGAGAACCCGTCGCTCTCAGAGCCGGGCTCGAACCACGCGTCGGAGATGCTGGAGGAGATGGAGTTCCTCGTCGTGCAGGACCTCTTCCTGAACGACACGGCGCAGTTCGCCGACGTCGTCCTCCCCGCCGTCTCCTTCCTGGAGAAGACGGGGACGTTCACGAACACGGACCGCCGCGTCCAGATGGTGAAGCAGGTCATCGAGCCGAAGGGCGACGCGAAGGCCGACTGGGAGATCCTGCAGGACCTCGCGAACCGCATGGGCCGCGAGTGGGACTACTCGGAGACCTCGGAGATCATGGAGGAGATGCGGCAGCTCACGCCGATCTACGGCGGCATCACGCAGGAGCGCGTGGAGGAGGAAGGCGGCCTGCAGTGGCCGTGCTACGACCTCGACCACCCCGGCACCGAACGCCTCTACGAAGAGGAGTTCAACACCGACGACGGCAAGGCCCACCTCCAGCCGGTCGGCTACGGCGAACCCGGCGAACTCCCCGACGAGGAGTACCCGTTCTCTCTCACTACTGGCCGCGTCCTCTACCAGTACCACACGGGGACGATGACGCACCCCGAGGAGGGAATCATGGACTACAACGACCGCGACTTCGTGGAGATTAACCCGGAGGACGCGGCGAACTACGGCATCGAGGACGGCGACCTCGTGACGCTGGAGTCGCGGCGCGGCGAGATTACGGTGCCCGCACAGGTCACCGCGCGCATCGGGAAGGGCGTGGTGTTCGCGCCGATTCACTTCGCGGAGACGTGCGTGAATCAGCTCACGGACTCGACGCGCCTCGACCCGGACGCGCGGACGCCGGAGTTCAAGTTCTCCGCCGTGCGCGTGTCGCCCTACGAGGGCGACGCGGAACAGGTCTCGTACGACAACGTCGAGCCGATCTCGGGGGACGACTGA
- a CDS encoding LLM class flavin-dependent oxidoreductase, with product MTRSVLIPFEAGVDAVAFARRASDRGYDGVWAGELWGRDAFVTLADIAREVDIGVGTAIANVYSRTPAALAQAAASVAERTDERVVLGLGTSTRKAIEDLHGVAFANPPRRLHETAALAGRFLRSDDRVSYDGEVFSVSDFPGLSTTVPVYTAALGPATRRATGRVADGWLPHNIPFAALGEAFETIAKTARERGRDPDDIAVAPYVPAAVSDDPTEARDAVRGHLAYYVGSGEGYERAVASEFPDAAAAVAAAWRDGEREAAKAAVTDDMVDALGVAGTPADARERFREVAATPVVDEPIVVVPSNAPDLAEATVDALAPKR from the coding sequence GTGACTCGAAGCGTCCTGATTCCGTTCGAGGCGGGCGTCGACGCCGTCGCGTTCGCGCGGCGGGCGAGCGACCGCGGATACGACGGCGTCTGGGCGGGCGAACTCTGGGGGCGCGACGCCTTCGTGACGCTCGCCGACATCGCGCGCGAGGTCGACATCGGCGTGGGGACCGCCATCGCGAACGTCTACTCGCGGACGCCGGCGGCGCTCGCGCAGGCCGCCGCGTCCGTCGCCGAACGCACCGACGAGCGCGTCGTCCTCGGTCTCGGTACGTCGACCCGGAAGGCCATCGAGGACCTCCACGGGGTGGCGTTCGCGAACCCGCCGCGACGCCTCCACGAGACCGCGGCGCTCGCCGGGCGCTTCCTCCGCTCGGACGACCGCGTCTCCTACGACGGCGAGGTCTTCTCAGTCTCCGACTTCCCCGGGCTCAGCACGACAGTACCGGTGTACACGGCGGCGCTGGGGCCGGCGACGCGGCGCGCGACCGGCCGGGTCGCCGACGGCTGGCTCCCGCACAACATTCCGTTCGCCGCGCTCGGGGAGGCGTTCGAGACGATTGCGAAAACCGCTCGGGAGCGCGGCCGCGACCCCGACGACATCGCGGTCGCGCCGTACGTGCCGGCCGCGGTGAGCGACGACCCCACGGAGGCGCGGGACGCGGTCCGCGGCCACCTCGCCTACTACGTCGGGAGCGGCGAGGGCTACGAGCGCGCGGTCGCGAGCGAGTTCCCGGACGCCGCGGCGGCGGTCGCGGCCGCGTGGCGCGATGGGGAGCGCGAAGCGGCGAAAGCCGCGGTGACGGACGACATGGTGGACGCGCTCGGCGTCGCCGGCACGCCCGCGGACGCCCGCGAGCGCTTCCGCGAGGTCGCCGCGACCCCGGTCGTCGACGAACCCATCGTCGTCGTGCCGTCGAACGCGCCCGACCTCGCCGAGGCGACGGTCGACGCGCTCGCACCGAAGCGGTGA
- a CDS encoding DUF1641 domain-containing protein, whose translation MAKPTTKIPDSARNVDTERPQEGEEALRAVLETYGGDYADAAEYTDELEDILETAVLVLASADDDEVDYVTDSVVTLVQSADAISNEGTVALAEGVGENSDELADALDSVIGLQKSGDLDALIEKAPLLAELDIDETTIDTLNRVLDAVDEAEKESEPTGLFGAMRALSSAEGRAGLGYAISVLKGIGSRLPR comes from the coding sequence ATGGCGAAACCGACCACGAAGATTCCGGACAGCGCCCGGAACGTCGACACGGAGCGCCCGCAGGAAGGCGAGGAAGCCCTGCGCGCGGTCCTCGAAACGTACGGCGGCGACTACGCGGACGCCGCCGAATACACCGACGAGCTGGAGGACATCCTCGAAACCGCGGTTCTCGTGCTCGCGAGCGCGGACGACGACGAGGTCGACTACGTCACGGACTCCGTCGTGACACTCGTTCAGTCGGCGGACGCCATCTCCAACGAGGGCACGGTCGCGCTCGCGGAGGGCGTCGGCGAGAACAGCGACGAGCTCGCGGACGCGCTCGACTCCGTCATCGGACTCCAGAAGAGCGGCGACCTCGACGCGCTCATCGAGAAAGCCCCGCTCCTCGCGGAACTCGACATCGACGAGACCACCATCGACACGCTCAATCGCGTGCTCGACGCCGTCGACGAGGCCGAGAAGGAGTCCGAGCCGACGGGGCTCTTCGGCGCGATGCGCGCGCTCTCCTCCGCGGAGGGCCGCGCCGGCCTCGGCTACGCCATCTCCGTGCTGAAAGGCATCGGCTCGCGCCTCCCGAGGTAA